GTGATGTCTATGATCGTAAAACCGGCAAACAAATTATTAATTTTACCAAACAAGAAAAAATTGAAATTAATGCTTTAGCTAAAAAGGCTAAAAAGTCACTCAAATACTCTGATTTGTTAAATAATCATAACTTGTTGCGTTTCTATACTCCAGTTGGTTTTAAACCAGTAAATCCTGAACAATTTGATTATCTGACAAACTATCAGCAGATGGAAGATATCATTACTAAATTAAAGACGAATTCAACTGCCTTAATTAGTCGTCATCACGGCACCACTACTAAACTGTACAAAACTGATGCTCCCCAACTCAAAAATCGTTCAGATGATATTACCAAAATTCCAGCAGATGTGAAAAATAATCAGTTAAGTCAGCAAAAAAAGGCTAAAAATAAAGATAGTAAAAAATAATAAAAAGATTATAATTAATAGTAAAAATTATAGTATTAGGATATTGAAGGAGAACTATAATGCTTAAAGCTATTATAATAATTTTATTAATTTGTGTGTTGCTATCTGGCTTTCGAGTTGTTCCACAAAACAATGAGGGACTGATTGAAACGCTTGGCAAGTATTCTAGAACCGTTAAGGCTGGCTTTGTTTTCATCATTCCATTAGTCCAACATATTCGCCGTGTATCTTTGGCAATGTTTCCAGCAGAAATATCCAAATATTCAATTATCACTAAAGACAATGCAGAAATCACAACTAGTCTAACTTTAAATTACCTAGTTACTGATTCATATAAATACTTTTACAATAACACTGATTCTGTTAAATCGATGGTTGAATTAATTAGAGGTCACTTGCGTGATATTATTGGGCGGATGGATCTTAATGATGCCTTGGGCTCAACTAGCGAGATCAACGCCCAGTTGTCAGATGCAATTGGTGATTTGACTGACATTTATGGGATTCGTGTTGTTAGGGTCAATATTGATGAGCTCTTGCCAAGTACTGAAATTCAAAAGGCAATGGACAAACAACTAACTGCTGATCGTGAAAAGATTGCTGCGATTGAAAAAGCTGAAGGTGAAGCAAAAAACATTGAACTGACTACTAAAGCTAAAAATGAGGCGCTAGTTGCCACAGCTAAAGCTAATGCCGAAGCGGTCAAAACTAGAGCAGACGCAGAAGCTTACCGAATTGCTAAACTGCAAGCAAGTTTAGCCGATGCAAGCGATGGTTATTTTAAGAATCAAAGTTTAGATAGTTTCAATAACTTGGCCACAGGGCCAAATAATTTAATTGTTGTTGATAAAGACGATATTACCAATCTAGGCAAGATCCCAGCTACCGCAAAGGTATGGCAACAAACAGAAGATAAATAGAATTTAAAGAAGCACCACCAAACTAACTGGTAGTGCTTCTTTATTTACTAATAACTTCTTCATAACCCTGATCATAAATCGTTATCACAAACGTTGACCCTTGATTTGGTACCGAATTAACTCTAATTTTACCGCCATGCTGTTTAACCAATGAAGCAACGATTGCTAGACCTAACCCTGACTCTCCCTTACCAAGTCTTGCTCTAGAAGGATCAGCCTTAAAGAAACGCTCAAAAATATATTGCATCTGCTCTTGACTCATACCAATTCCATTATCCGTAACGACGATTTCACTCCCATGTTCAATCCTGCGACCAGTAATCGTAATCTGACCATTAGTAGTAAATTGGATAGCATTTTGGACTAAATTAACAACAATTTGGGTAAAGCGATCACGATCAGCATAAATCAGCAATTTTTGCGGTGATATTACCTGCAACTGATCGTTTGCTTTAACTGCATTTTGTTTGAGTTGAATCTTAACGTCCTCTAGCACCTTAGTTGCATTAAACTGAGTCTTAGTAAGATTAACCTTGTTATTACGAATCTTCTCGTAATCAAGATTTTCATTAACTAGTCGAATCAAACGTTTAGTTTCCCTACTCATCAATGCAATCGATTTTGGCTTCGATTCTTCAGGAATCGCATCATACTGTAAGCCTTCCAAAATACCATTAATCGTTGTAAGTGGAGTCCTCATTTCATGGGCAGCATCAGCCATAAACTGATCTCGGCGCTTTTCTTGTTGTCTAACTTCTTCGTTAGATTTTTTTAGCGTACGCACCATTTGGTTAAAACTAGCAGCTAATTGGTCTATTTCATCATTTCCCTGATATTTAATCTGAACATCAAAGTCGCCAGCTTGCACCTTTTTAGTTGCCCGTGATAATCGTTTAATTTTGCTAGTTGAATAATATGACAAAACTAGACTCAAAATTAATCCAACAATCAAGGCAATAATTAGTGCATTAAATAAATTATGCTTAGCAGTGACAATTGAGCGCTCCACATTCTTGACTCGTGAACCTAGCCAAATCGACCCAATCAGCTTATTTTTATTTGTCCATGGAACTAATACACCGGTATATGCATCCTTAGTATGTCCAAAATAGGCCTTCGAATCATTATTATTTTTTACCCGAATTTCACGTCCCTGGTTCAAAATAGAAAAAACTGACTGGGGTAAACGGAATTTTTGTTCATTTTTAGGATAAATTTGCTTACCAGCTGCATCAAAAATTCTCAAATGCAAGT
This DNA window, taken from Lactobacillus sp. ESL0684, encodes the following:
- a CDS encoding SPFH domain-containing protein, which codes for MLKAIIIILLICVLLSGFRVVPQNNEGLIETLGKYSRTVKAGFVFIIPLVQHIRRVSLAMFPAEISKYSIITKDNAEITTSLTLNYLVTDSYKYFYNNTDSVKSMVELIRGHLRDIIGRMDLNDALGSTSEINAQLSDAIGDLTDIYGIRVVRVNIDELLPSTEIQKAMDKQLTADREKIAAIEKAEGEAKNIELTTKAKNEALVATAKANAEAVKTRADAEAYRIAKLQASLADASDGYFKNQSLDSFNNLATGPNNLIVVDKDDITNLGKIPATAKVWQQTEDK
- a CDS encoding HAMP domain-containing sensor histidine kinase, encoding MKLIYQHLLSFLLIIFTTVAIIGYAEITYVTDQAYTQNYQRMDDYAASLSDLAVANQKNGTVTLNSEFLNQLQFVLRSDDLHLRIFDAAGKQIYPKNEQKFRLPQSVFSILNQGREIRVKNNNDSKAYFGHTKDAYTGVLVPWTNKNKLIGSIWLGSRVKNVERSIVTAKHNLFNALIIALIVGLILSLVLSYYSTSKIKRLSRATKKVQAGDFDVQIKYQGNDEIDQLAASFNQMVRTLKKSNEEVRQQEKRRDQFMADAAHEMRTPLTTINGILEGLQYDAIPEESKPKSIALMSRETKRLIRLVNENLDYEKIRNNKVNLTKTQFNATKVLEDVKIQLKQNAVKANDQLQVISPQKLLIYADRDRFTQIVVNLVQNAIQFTTNGQITITGRRIEHGSEIVVTDNGIGMSQEQMQYIFERFFKADPSRARLGKGESGLGLAIVASLVKQHGGKIRVNSVPNQGSTFVITIYDQGYEEVISK